In Phyllostomus discolor isolate MPI-MPIP mPhyDis1 chromosome 2, mPhyDis1.pri.v3, whole genome shotgun sequence, the following are encoded in one genomic region:
- the CD63 gene encoding CD63 antigen has translation MAVEGGMKCVKILLYVFLLAFCACAVGLIAVGVAAQYVLSQTISQEATPGSVLLVVIIAVGAFLFLVAIVGCCGACKENNCLMITFVIFLSLIMLVEVAAAIAGYVFRDKVMSEFNKDFRQQMKNYPKQNHTGVSILDGMQENFKCCGAANYTDWGNIPLEPKGRVPDSCCINVTQGCGINFKVKDIYTEGCVEKIGIWLRSNVLVVAAAALGIAFVEVLGIIFACCLVKSIRSGYEVM, from the exons ATGGCGGTGGAAGGAGGAATGAAATGTGTCAAGATCTTGCTCTACGTTTTTCTGCTGGCCTTTTGC GCCTGTGCCGTGGGGCTGATCGCCGTGGGTGTAGCGGCCCAGTATGTCCTGAGTCAGACTATCAGCCAGGAGGCCACTCCTGGCTCTGTGCTGCTTGTGGTCATCATTGCAGTGGGAGCCTTCCTCTTCCTGGTGGCCATTGTGGGTTGCTGTGGGGCCTGCAAGGAGAACAACTGTCTTATGATCACG TTTGTCATCTTCCTTTCACTTATCATGCTGGTGGAGGTGGCTGCAGCCATTGCTGGCTATGTATTTAGAGACAAG GTGATGTCAGAATTTAATAAGGACTTCCGGCAGCAGATGAAGAATTATCCCAAACAGAACCACACAGGTGTTTCGATCCTGGACGGGATGCAGGAAAAC TTCAAGTGTTGTGGGGCGGCTAACTACACGGATTGGGGGAACATCCCTCTTGAGCCCAAGGGCCGTGTCCCCGACTCCTGCTGCATCAATGTCACTCAGGGTTGTGGGATTAATTTCAAAGTGAAGGACATCTATACCGAG GGCTGTGTGGAGAAGATTGGGATCTGGCTGAGGAGCAATGTGCTGGTGGTagctgcagcagccctgggcatTGCCTTTGTGGAG GTCCTGGGAATTATCTTTGCCTGCTGCCTTGTGAAGAGTATCCGAAGTGGCTATGAAGTGATGTAG